One genomic segment of Pedobacter endophyticus includes these proteins:
- a CDS encoding APC family permease translates to MRESANALHQKLNELQSTAICGNDISSSCLYVAALTIAYAGQYAWISLIIVGIVLFLFRKIYGEVVGALPLNGGAYNVLLNTTSKLTASFAACLTILSYMATAVISAYEGMFYFQDIVHSLPLIPATIVLLLIFMMLSIIGIGESAMVAVFIFIIHLASLGLLVVASCWFLFNNGMDLFHLNWNLPVRSGGFTAALFFGFSAAMLGISGFESSANFVEEQKPGVFPKTLRNMWGVVTFFNPVIALLALSIIPLTTIDAHKESLLSFMGETAGGSWLSYLISIDAVLVLSGAVLTSFVGVTGLAERIALDRILPNFLLAKNRRGVNYRIVIGFFILCVSILLVTRGNLVNLAGVYTFSFLTVMALFGIGNLMLKIKRNKLPRPERATVLSVIVAIGFVVAAFAGNMQLNPRAFYVFLKYLAPAMLFIIVMLNRVRIIKWLLYLLNYMGKPIQNMVLENFRLHRSIIQLNAQELVFFTRGDNVSALNRVMIYVEENEATRKLKIVHIANEGSNNENLKKDIEVLDRAYPEIDIDFVEIEGQFGPDMVNTLSEKWKIPKNFMFIGSPGDKFPYHVSELGGVRLIM, encoded by the coding sequence ATGAGAGAATCTGCGAACGCTTTACACCAAAAACTTAATGAACTACAGTCTACGGCCATCTGCGGTAATGATATTAGCTCTTCGTGCCTTTATGTAGCAGCGTTGACCATCGCATACGCCGGTCAGTACGCCTGGATTTCACTGATCATCGTCGGAATAGTGCTTTTTCTTTTCAGGAAGATTTACGGGGAGGTTGTTGGTGCCCTTCCGCTGAACGGTGGCGCTTATAACGTACTATTGAATACTACATCCAAACTTACAGCATCTTTTGCAGCCTGCCTGACTATACTTTCTTATATGGCAACGGCGGTAATCTCAGCATATGAGGGAATGTTTTATTTTCAAGACATCGTTCATAGCCTACCCCTTATCCCAGCCACCATCGTTTTGTTGCTCATCTTTATGATGCTTTCCATAATTGGAATTGGAGAGTCCGCAATGGTTGCTGTGTTTATCTTTATTATACACCTCGCCTCACTGGGCCTGCTGGTAGTGGCATCCTGCTGGTTCCTATTTAATAATGGAATGGATTTGTTCCACCTCAACTGGAATCTTCCCGTACGGTCCGGAGGATTTACCGCGGCATTGTTTTTTGGTTTCTCAGCAGCAATGCTGGGCATATCTGGATTTGAGAGTTCTGCAAACTTCGTAGAAGAGCAAAAACCAGGCGTATTTCCCAAGACCCTAAGAAATATGTGGGGGGTGGTAACTTTCTTCAACCCTGTCATCGCACTATTGGCCTTAAGCATTATCCCCCTGACAACTATTGATGCACATAAAGAATCTTTGCTTTCTTTTATGGGGGAAACTGCAGGCGGAAGCTGGCTAAGTTACCTTATCTCCATTGATGCCGTGCTGGTATTGAGCGGTGCAGTCCTGACATCTTTCGTAGGGGTAACAGGACTCGCAGAGCGGATTGCCTTGGATAGGATATTGCCAAACTTTTTGTTGGCAAAGAACCGCCGGGGTGTGAATTACCGCATAGTGATTGGTTTTTTTATACTTTGTGTTTCTATCCTGCTGGTTACGCGGGGAAATCTGGTGAACCTGGCCGGTGTGTACACTTTTTCTTTTCTTACCGTTATGGCCCTTTTTGGCATTGGTAACCTCATGCTAAAAATCAAGCGCAACAAGCTGCCCCGGCCAGAAAGAGCCACCGTGCTTTCTGTTATTGTTGCCATTGGTTTCGTAGTTGCCGCCTTTGCCGGAAATATGCAGCTTAATCCCCGGGCCTTTTATGTCTTTCTCAAATATCTTGCTCCGGCAATGTTATTTATTATTGTAATGCTCAATAGGGTACGGATCATTAAGTGGCTGTTGTACTTGCTGAATTATATGGGCAAGCCCATCCAGAATATGGTACTTGAGAACTTCAGGCTGCACCGTTCGATTATACAATTAAACGCACAGGAACTGGTCTTTTTTACACGTGGGGATAATGTTTCAGCACTCAACAGGGTCATGATCTATGTGGAAGAAAACGAAGCGACCAGAAAACTTAAGATCGTTCATATAGCCAATGAGGGGAGTAACAACGAAAACCTCAAAAAAGACATTGAAGTGCTTGACAGGGCTTATCCGGAAATTGATATCGATTTTGTCGAAATAGAAGGGCAATTCGGTCCTGACATGGTTAACACCTTATCAGAAAAATGGAAGATTCCCAAGAATTTTATGTTCATTGGATCTCCAGGAGACAAATTCCCATACCATGTTTCAGAACTTGGAGGAGTCAGGCTCATCATGTAA
- a CDS encoding L,D-transpeptidase scaffold domain-containing protein, with the protein MKQSNFITSLISLVLLSLSVKADFILSPARGMNDSTSVTLFHTDSSAVAHFIQSNQLQAPLADQFRQFYNDRQYQHAWVIEDGLSEQAQMLLNLYNQFIYYSGDSSLTHRELLAQTGLLQSEGPNKPLQSYSEVELQLTNFFIAFLARAYAGKIDPSNLQWHIPRKKIRIAALLKKFASSEDAITDNWLPISKAYLDMRAHVLRLKSFEQEQWKEISLVKRKMLQVGDTAQIIKTIKSRLIMLGDLKTGDTTSIYNQNLISAVEGFQNRHGLSVDAIIGPEFIQAVNIPIQAKLEQMLINMERMRWMPVYTEKKTVVVNIPEFKLHVFQDGDEVLNRMSS; encoded by the coding sequence ATGAAACAAAGCAACTTCATCACTTCCCTCATCTCGCTCGTCCTTTTGTCGCTATCGGTAAAAGCAGATTTCATACTCAGTCCGGCACGTGGCATGAATGATAGTACCTCAGTCACGCTGTTTCATACGGACAGCAGCGCGGTAGCACATTTTATCCAAAGCAATCAACTCCAGGCGCCTCTAGCAGACCAGTTTAGGCAATTCTACAATGACCGGCAATATCAGCACGCATGGGTAATAGAAGATGGCTTGTCGGAACAAGCGCAGATGCTTTTGAATTTGTACAATCAATTTATATATTACTCAGGCGACTCTTCACTCACACATCGCGAATTGCTTGCCCAGACTGGACTTTTACAGAGTGAGGGGCCCAATAAACCACTTCAAAGTTATAGTGAGGTCGAATTACAGCTCACCAACTTTTTTATAGCTTTCTTAGCACGCGCATATGCTGGCAAAATCGACCCAAGCAACTTACAATGGCATATTCCACGAAAAAAAATCAGAATAGCAGCATTGCTGAAAAAGTTTGCGTCGTCCGAGGATGCAATCACCGATAATTGGTTGCCGATTAGTAAGGCATACCTTGACATGAGGGCCCATGTACTTCGCTTAAAATCTTTTGAGCAGGAGCAATGGAAAGAAATTTCGCTAGTGAAAAGAAAAATGTTGCAGGTAGGCGATACCGCACAAATTATCAAAACCATTAAAAGCAGATTGATCATGCTGGGAGATCTGAAGACCGGAGATACGACTTCTATATACAATCAAAACCTGATAAGTGCTGTGGAAGGTTTTCAGAACAGACATGGGTTGTCTGTTGATGCTATCATAGGTCCTGAATTTATCCAAGCGGTAAACATTCCAATACAAGCAAAATTAGAGCAGATGCTGATCAATATGGAACGAATGCGATGGATGCCGGTATATACGGAAAAGAAAACGGTAGTGGTCAATATTCCGGAGTTCAAATTACATGTATTTCAAGATGGTGACGAAGTTTTGAATAGGATGTCGTCGTAG
- a CDS encoding L,D-transpeptidase family protein has protein sequence MVFSPYWNLPMSIVKNEALPGLETNADYIEDHNMDIRGEQNGLPIVRQRPGPRNALGRVKFIFPNKYSIYLHDTPSRQLFHKTVRAFSHGCIRVEDPFAFASNLLSPQKAWTSQRIKDAMSSNSEQWVTLDKPTPVYITYSHAGQIQLET, from the coding sequence GTGGTTTTTAGCCCGTACTGGAACCTGCCCATGAGCATTGTTAAAAACGAGGCGTTACCGGGGCTGGAAACCAATGCTGACTACATCGAGGATCATAATATGGATATTCGCGGAGAGCAGAATGGGTTACCAATTGTTAGGCAAAGGCCTGGGCCCCGAAATGCGCTGGGAAGGGTCAAATTTATTTTTCCAAATAAATACAGTATTTATCTTCATGACACCCCTTCAAGGCAGTTATTTCACAAAACAGTAAGAGCCTTTAGCCATGGGTGTATCCGAGTTGAAGACCCATTTGCCTTCGCATCGAATCTCTTATCACCGCAAAAAGCTTGGACTTCCCAGCGAATAAAGGATGCAATGTCATCAAATTCAGAGCAATGGGTCACCCTGGATAAACCCACACCGGTTTATATCACTTATTCACATGCTGGGCAGATACAGCTGGAAACTTAA
- a CDS encoding AI-2E family transporter, which translates to MNEQQESTGEYGYVKKVWIAVGIVALIISLLLILTATFGVILVIFAGILLAVFFRGCTGMLNRWTKWNEKLCVFISIVFVLALVVGFFWLVGSQIETQIAELSDTLPKTIENLKSRLGNSNLGNKVMDRISSEDSEKKIQAFATGFFTSTFGGFGDIYVVVFIGLFITVSPELYIEGIIELAPRKARQGTRDLFFSLGEQLRKWIKGKLLSMFVVFILTAIGLWILGIPLWLVLAMIAGILSFIPNFGPIAALIPAVLVALLQSPQTALWVTGMYIVIQFIESNFITTLIQQKMVNIPPALIISAQMMLGALTGSWGLVLSTPLTVVVIVLIKHLYINRREKND; encoded by the coding sequence ATGAACGAACAACAGGAATCAACAGGTGAATATGGCTATGTTAAAAAAGTTTGGATAGCGGTAGGCATTGTGGCCTTAATAATAAGCTTATTGCTTATTTTAACCGCCACTTTTGGGGTGATCTTAGTGATTTTCGCAGGAATACTGCTGGCGGTGTTCTTCAGGGGCTGTACCGGAATGCTGAACAGATGGACGAAATGGAATGAAAAACTCTGCGTCTTTATTTCCATAGTTTTCGTGTTGGCCCTGGTAGTAGGTTTTTTCTGGTTGGTTGGCTCTCAAATAGAAACTCAGATTGCCGAACTTTCCGACACGCTTCCAAAAACCATAGAAAATCTAAAATCCAGACTCGGCAACAGTAATCTGGGTAACAAGGTGATGGACAGAATTTCAAGCGAAGATTCTGAAAAGAAAATACAGGCCTTCGCAACTGGATTCTTTACTTCTACTTTCGGTGGCTTCGGGGACATTTATGTTGTGGTATTTATAGGGCTTTTCATAACGGTTTCCCCCGAACTCTATATTGAGGGAATTATTGAGCTTGCTCCACGTAAGGCACGTCAAGGAACACGTGATTTGTTTTTCTCACTCGGTGAGCAACTGCGAAAATGGATCAAAGGAAAACTACTTTCCATGTTTGTGGTCTTCATACTTACTGCCATCGGATTATGGATTCTGGGAATCCCATTATGGCTCGTCCTTGCGATGATTGCTGGAATATTGAGTTTTATACCAAATTTCGGACCGATCGCGGCACTTATACCAGCAGTATTAGTTGCGCTTTTACAAAGTCCACAGACCGCGCTTTGGGTGACTGGTATGTATATCGTCATCCAGTTCATTGAAAGCAATTTTATCACGACGCTCATCCAGCAAAAAATGGTCAATATACCGCCTGCACTTATTATATCTGCACAGATGATGCTTGGAGCACTTACGGGAAGCTGGGGACTGGTGCTTTCCACCCCACTTACTGTAGTGGTGATTGTACTAATCAAACATCTCTATATAAACAGAAGAGAAAAGAATGATTGA
- the nhaA gene encoding Na+/H+ antiporter NhaA: MKVTEKTPIERIIAPVNRFIHLEYTSGVVLLLSVIAAILWANSGFSDSYHHLWHLDLSVTFDEYHFSRPLHVWINDGLMAIFFFVIGLELKREFMDGELSSFRKAVMPMGAAVGGMVVPAILYTVINIDSGARHGWGIPMATDIAFALALLSMAGKNIPTSVKVFLSALAVADDLGAVLVIAFFYTNQVNFNALGIAGIFLLVLIIGNRMGIRNSSFYLIIGITVWIGFLLSGVHATIAGVLVAFTIPVTRRINENEYSQNLRRLSYDFEKEVPSNSTLTTPEQHQTIQHVKNLSLAAETPLQKIEHALHPWVAFLIMPLFALANAGIHIDGGFFGSLINPISIGVVAGLVIGKFAGIMIFTLLMVRLGIGRLPSGANWKHLTGIALLAGVGFTMSLFISGLAFSKPEFVEQAKYGILIASVLSGLTGFLFLRKISG, translated from the coding sequence ATGAAAGTTACCGAAAAAACTCCCATCGAGAGAATAATCGCCCCAGTGAACAGGTTTATCCATCTTGAGTACACCAGCGGCGTTGTATTGCTTCTGAGCGTAATCGCCGCTATTTTATGGGCAAATTCAGGATTCAGCGATAGCTACCATCATCTCTGGCATTTAGACCTATCGGTTACCTTTGATGAATATCATTTCAGTAGGCCCCTGCACGTTTGGATTAATGATGGCCTAATGGCAATTTTCTTTTTCGTGATCGGCTTGGAACTAAAGAGGGAGTTTATGGATGGTGAGCTTTCCAGCTTCAGGAAAGCGGTTATGCCGATGGGTGCCGCAGTTGGGGGAATGGTGGTGCCCGCGATCTTATATACCGTGATCAACATCGATTCAGGTGCCAGGCATGGATGGGGAATCCCTATGGCCACTGATATCGCATTTGCGCTCGCGCTACTCTCCATGGCTGGAAAGAATATTCCTACCTCAGTGAAAGTCTTCCTTTCTGCCCTCGCCGTTGCCGATGACCTTGGTGCTGTGCTGGTGATTGCTTTTTTCTATACCAACCAGGTCAATTTCAACGCCCTGGGTATCGCCGGGATATTTCTTTTAGTCCTTATCATTGGCAACAGAATGGGAATTCGTAACAGTTCCTTCTATCTCATTATCGGGATCACAGTATGGATAGGCTTTTTGCTCTCCGGGGTACATGCCACTATTGCCGGGGTTCTTGTAGCCTTTACCATTCCGGTTACAAGGAGAATAAATGAAAATGAATATTCCCAAAACTTGAGGAGGCTTTCATACGATTTTGAAAAGGAAGTTCCCAGCAATAGCACTCTGACCACTCCTGAACAACATCAGACCATCCAACATGTCAAAAACCTGAGCCTGGCTGCAGAAACGCCCCTACAGAAAATAGAACATGCCTTGCATCCTTGGGTCGCTTTCCTGATTATGCCTTTATTTGCGCTTGCAAATGCAGGAATACACATCGATGGTGGATTCTTTGGCTCATTGATCAACCCCATCTCCATCGGCGTGGTAGCAGGACTGGTCATAGGAAAGTTTGCCGGAATTATGATTTTTACATTGCTTATGGTAAGGCTTGGCATTGGCCGGCTTCCCAGTGGCGCAAATTGGAAACATTTAACCGGGATTGCACTTCTTGCGGGCGTAGGTTTCACCATGTCCCTTTTTATCAGTGGACTCGCTTTTAGTAAACCTGAATTTGTGGAGCAGGCCAAATATGGGATCTTGATTGCCTCGGTTCTCTCGGGTCTTACTGGCTTTCTCTTTCTTAGGAAAATTTCAGGCTAA
- a CDS encoding cation:proton antiporter, translated as MNQYILLMLIAGIASIGMAFIPSMAKKIGISYSIIYVAVGVLIYLIWPKELPDPLPQKDNSLVLHLTELIVVISLMGTGIKIDRSFSLKKWSTPLRLILIAMILAILISALLGVFVLGLTLSAALLLAAVLAPTDPVLAADVQVGPPNERGKSEPRFALTSEAGLNDGMAFPFTWLAIVVASQGISTSSMWHWTWYYLFYKISAGLVIGWLCGKVVGYLVFSISEKYRLLKATDGFLAISLTLFTYAITESFYAYGFIAVFVAGLTLRHYEKGHEYHQQLHSFTDQMERMLLAVLLIFFGGSLVGGVLAPLTFKMALVSVAFVVLVRPFASYLSLLGSSTPLKEKLAISFLGIRGMGSIYYLAFAFSQATFDQQDVLWPVVSFTILTSILLHGVTATTIMAGLSSKKND; from the coding sequence ATGAATCAGTATATTCTATTAATGCTAATCGCGGGAATTGCTAGTATTGGCATGGCGTTTATTCCTTCGATGGCCAAGAAAATTGGCATATCCTATTCTATTATCTACGTGGCTGTTGGCGTGTTAATTTACCTGATATGGCCGAAAGAGCTGCCCGATCCGCTTCCACAAAAAGATAACAGTCTTGTGCTTCACCTCACAGAGCTGATTGTTGTCATCTCTTTGATGGGGACGGGCATCAAGATTGACAGAAGTTTCTCGCTCAAGAAATGGTCTACGCCGCTCAGGTTGATTCTTATCGCCATGATCCTGGCCATATTAATCTCTGCATTGCTGGGCGTTTTTGTCTTGGGACTTACCCTCTCGGCTGCGCTGTTGCTTGCCGCAGTTCTTGCGCCGACAGATCCAGTCCTTGCTGCCGATGTACAGGTGGGGCCACCCAATGAACGCGGTAAATCTGAGCCCCGATTTGCACTTACCTCGGAGGCGGGACTAAATGACGGAATGGCATTTCCATTTACATGGCTAGCCATTGTAGTGGCTTCCCAAGGGATTAGCACTTCTTCAATGTGGCATTGGACATGGTATTACCTTTTCTATAAGATTTCAGCAGGCCTGGTTATAGGCTGGCTTTGCGGCAAGGTGGTGGGATATTTGGTGTTCTCTATTTCTGAAAAATACCGTTTGTTAAAGGCAACTGACGGTTTTCTTGCTATTTCCCTTACGCTTTTTACCTACGCGATCACTGAATCATTTTATGCTTACGGATTTATTGCGGTCTTCGTTGCGGGGCTGACATTAAGGCATTATGAGAAAGGCCATGAGTATCATCAACAACTCCATTCCTTCACCGATCAAATGGAACGGATGCTTCTGGCGGTACTGCTGATTTTTTTTGGTGGTTCTTTGGTTGGTGGAGTGCTTGCTCCCCTGACCTTTAAAATGGCGCTAGTATCAGTGGCATTTGTGGTCCTGGTGCGGCCTTTCGCGTCCTACTTGTCTCTATTAGGAAGTTCAACCCCTTTAAAGGAAAAACTTGCGATCAGTTTTTTAGGCATTCGCGGTATGGGTTCGATATATTACCTCGCCTTTGCTTTCAGCCAGGCAACATTCGATCAGCAAGATGTGCTATGGCCAGTTGTATCCTTTACCATTTTGACATCCATCCTTCTTCATGGCGTGACCGCGACAACTATAATGGCAGGTCTTAGCAGCAAAAAGAATGACTGA
- a CDS encoding DUF2254 family protein, whose protein sequence is MEVAVKALSPGINDPGTAILSLQVLGHLLKFRSEYYPKHAIVDRDNVSRIFVKERTFEEIFAECIYPIWDYGKHDRLLTMELHHILLLLWTQTTRPVFDKMLNEIRRSTMYQDIELGFKGT, encoded by the coding sequence ATGGAAGTGGCCGTGAAAGCACTCAGTCCAGGTATTAATGATCCTGGAACAGCGATTTTAAGTCTACAGGTACTTGGTCATCTACTAAAATTTCGAAGTGAATACTACCCGAAACATGCAATCGTTGATCGAGACAACGTGTCCAGGATCTTCGTCAAGGAAAGAACTTTTGAAGAGATTTTTGCCGAATGCATTTATCCTATATGGGACTATGGAAAGCATGATCGGCTGCTAACCATGGAACTGCATCATATTCTTTTACTACTTTGGACGCAGACAACCAGGCCGGTTTTTGATAAAATGCTTAACGAAATAAGGCGATCAACGATGTATCAGGATATAGAACTAGGCTTTAAGGGAACCTGA
- a CDS encoding DUF2254 domain-containing protein → MNVTKWLRVYYNKITESIAFYPALIAIGFLLLSWGMLEIDFSEWGKELKSGLSWLSLKDASTARSIISTVAGALISLTVFSFSMVMIVLNQAASQMSNRVLTSMIENRFQQMVLGFYIGTIVYALFLLSTIRDVASGIYVPALSIYLLIFLTVIDIFLFIYFLDYVTQTVKYETVIDRVRKQTLHTMKNKFEQVKEEKLGWDKLPYVEIKSEESDYFQNFNEKKLLKIASKENLHISFLYKQATFLVKGMVFIRVYSKERIEEECLQEISSAVDFYSGQPIDKNADYGFRQLAEIAIKALSPGINDPGTAVIALNSLSNILSFKLYCNLPEIRKDDENIGRIHIPASSFQEMFERCIYPIWNYGKNDEYIQYELLHIIEQLKLTDFKNQYAGVFAKLMIKIENHIQAELDKS, encoded by the coding sequence ATGAACGTAACAAAGTGGCTAAGGGTTTATTATAACAAAATAACGGAAAGTATTGCGTTTTACCCAGCTCTGATCGCCATCGGTTTTTTGCTGTTGTCATGGGGAATGCTTGAAATAGACTTTTCAGAATGGGGCAAAGAATTAAAATCAGGTTTAAGCTGGTTAAGCCTTAAAGATGCCAGCACGGCCAGGTCTATTATCTCTACTGTTGCCGGAGCATTAATTTCACTTACCGTATTTAGTTTTTCGATGGTCATGATTGTCTTAAATCAGGCAGCATCCCAAATGAGTAACCGGGTATTGACGAGTATGATAGAGAATCGTTTTCAACAGATGGTCTTAGGGTTCTACATCGGAACAATCGTATATGCACTCTTCCTCCTGAGTACAATCAGGGATGTTGCCAGCGGTATATATGTTCCCGCATTAAGTATATACCTCCTTATCTTCCTAACAGTTATTGATATCTTTCTCTTTATTTATTTTCTGGATTATGTCACCCAAACTGTCAAATATGAAACGGTTATTGACCGCGTAAGGAAGCAAACCTTACATACGATGAAGAATAAATTTGAACAGGTCAAAGAGGAGAAATTAGGATGGGATAAGCTTCCTTATGTAGAAATTAAATCGGAGGAGTCTGATTACTTTCAAAATTTTAATGAGAAAAAGCTATTGAAAATTGCCTCAAAAGAGAATTTGCATATCAGCTTTTTATACAAGCAGGCAACATTTCTGGTAAAAGGGATGGTATTTATAAGGGTTTATAGTAAAGAACGCATTGAAGAGGAATGTCTGCAGGAAATATCGTCTGCAGTGGACTTTTATAGTGGACAGCCAATAGACAAGAATGCTGATTATGGCTTCAGGCAGCTTGCAGAAATTGCCATTAAAGCACTGAGCCCCGGTATTAATGATCCCGGAACAGCTGTGATAGCGCTCAATTCATTATCAAACATATTATCGTTTAAACTGTATTGCAACCTGCCGGAAATTAGGAAGGATGATGAAAATATTGGCAGAATACACATACCTGCTTCCTCGTTCCAGGAAATGTTTGAAAGATGTATATACCCGATCTGGAATTATGGTAAGAATGATGAGTACATCCAATACGAGCTATTACATATCATCGAACAATTAAAATTAACGGACTTTAAAAACCAATATGCAGGAGTGTTTGCTAAATTGATGATTAAGATAGAGAATCATATACAAGCGGAGCTCGATAAAAGTTAG
- a CDS encoding endonuclease/exonuclease/phosphatase family protein, which translates to MNLIRKCLYFFIMGCGIFLIGVTLLSLLNTSHWYLAVLGFPRLAILIALVTCGVLCLLLSAKKQVSYFIFTACLLVSVCLQVWIILPYTSLSQKKVKSVDADQVSRQSSISMLIANVLMSNRNTKGLLEQINSREPDMVLAMEVNSRWVNDLRVLDKSYPYQILFPTDNTYGMSLYSKLPLTSSKVLFLNNKKVPSFQCMVRLRNGKTFQLLTVHPVAPKPSLHPDNMGEKENGLLKAAYLVAREKIPTVVAGDFNDVGWSYTTSNFSDISNLNDVRCGRGLYNTFSAHTFIFKWPLDYIYVSDEFKVVNLQRLSAFGSDHYPFYAQLAFLP; encoded by the coding sequence ATGAATTTAATCCGTAAGTGCCTTTACTTTTTTATCATGGGATGCGGGATATTTTTAATCGGTGTCACCTTGCTATCGCTTTTAAATACATCCCACTGGTATCTGGCGGTCTTGGGTTTTCCTCGTTTAGCTATTTTAATAGCTCTCGTGACTTGCGGAGTGCTCTGTTTGTTGTTAAGCGCCAAAAAGCAGGTGTCCTATTTTATTTTCACAGCGTGCCTCCTGGTATCTGTGTGTTTACAGGTGTGGATAATTTTACCATACACCTCTCTTTCTCAAAAAAAAGTGAAGTCCGTTGATGCAGATCAAGTCAGCCGTCAATCTTCTATCAGTATGCTGATTGCAAATGTGTTAATGAGTAATCGAAATACAAAAGGCCTTCTTGAACAAATAAATAGCAGGGAGCCGGATATGGTATTAGCCATGGAAGTAAATAGCAGATGGGTGAACGATCTCCGTGTACTTGATAAAAGCTATCCTTACCAAATTCTTTTTCCGACTGATAATACTTATGGAATGTCTCTTTATTCCAAGCTCCCGCTAACCAGTAGCAAGGTGCTATTCTTAAATAATAAAAAAGTACCCTCCTTTCAATGTATGGTGAGGTTGCGCAACGGGAAAACGTTTCAGCTACTGACAGTTCATCCGGTTGCTCCGAAGCCCAGCCTACATCCTGATAATATGGGCGAAAAAGAGAACGGCCTCCTGAAAGCTGCTTACCTGGTCGCCCGAGAAAAGATACCAACGGTGGTCGCCGGCGATTTTAATGATGTAGGCTGGTCTTACACGACATCAAATTTTTCGGATATCAGCAATTTAAACGATGTCCGTTGCGGAAGGGGCTTGTACAACACTTTTAGTGCACACACTTTTATATTTAAGTGGCCGCTAGATTATATATATGTGTCTGACGAATTCAAAGTTGTGAATTTGCAAAGATTGTCTGCTTTTGGTTCGGACCACTATCCTTTTTACGCGCAACTGGCTTTTCTTCCTTGA
- a CDS encoding chemotaxis protein CheB, whose protein sequence is MSKNPEYIVAIGLSAGGVHPLHELLNHLPTELNAAVIVVQHLHRAYKSMASSLLRMHTSLPVVTVKNGMPLEKGHIYVLPENQMMTYADGCLWLRERKPEEIINRAIDILMNSMALPLGSKAISVILSGLDGDGSKGSLLIGQQGGITIAQLPITAQHPSMPNGALGIGEAQYSLTPKAIGELITQIVS, encoded by the coding sequence ATGTCCAAAAATCCTGAATATATTGTTGCTATAGGCCTTTCAGCAGGAGGGGTACATCCATTGCATGAGTTGCTAAACCATCTGCCAACAGAACTAAATGCCGCTGTGATTGTGGTACAGCATCTGCACCGTGCTTATAAAAGTATGGCTTCATCCCTGCTTAGAATGCATACTTCGCTGCCGGTTGTTACTGTAAAAAATGGTATGCCCTTGGAAAAAGGCCATATTTATGTTCTTCCAGAAAATCAGATGATGACTTATGCCGATGGGTGCCTGTGGCTCAGGGAAAGAAAGCCAGAGGAAATTATTAACCGCGCAATTGATATATTAATGAACTCGATGGCACTTCCATTAGGGAGCAAGGCCATCAGCGTAATTTTATCCGGCTTGGATGGGGATGGTTCAAAGGGAAGCCTGTTGATCGGTCAGCAGGGAGGCATAACCATTGCCCAGCTACCGATTACCGCTCAACACCCCTCAATGCCAAATGGCGCTTTAGGTATAGGGGAAGCACAATATTCATTAACACCAAAAGCTATAGGGGAATTAATAACACAAATAGTGTCCTAA